Proteins encoded in a region of the Mucilaginibacter sabulilitoris genome:
- a CDS encoding ROK family protein, translating to MNNTKVIGIDLGATNIRGAIVEGSSLSAIVSQKIKSDGSVEEVLNDIYKVVDALLKVNNVAAIGIGVPSVVDVAEGIVYDVQYIPSWKEVHLKQLMEARYHIPVYVNNDANCFAVGEFYFGKGHNVDSMVGLTLGTGLGAGIMINKHLYAGSNCGAGEFGLFPYRDNILEYYSSGSFFTNVYGLDGVQVFEDAQKGDAKALELYKELGKHIGNAIKQVMYAYDPQLIVLGGSVRQAYQFFEQTMWQEIKTFAYTKTAERIKVEVSELQNSGIIGAAALYYDSQQ from the coding sequence ATGAATAATACTAAAGTTATAGGGATTGACCTGGGTGCTACAAACATACGCGGGGCGATTGTTGAAGGCAGTTCGCTGTCAGCTATCGTATCGCAAAAAATAAAGAGTGACGGCTCTGTAGAAGAAGTGTTAAATGATATTTATAAAGTGGTTGATGCCTTATTGAAGGTAAATAACGTTGCGGCTATTGGCATTGGCGTACCCAGTGTGGTTGATGTAGCCGAAGGGATTGTTTATGATGTACAATATATACCATCATGGAAAGAAGTGCACCTAAAACAATTAATGGAAGCCCGTTACCACATACCCGTTTATGTGAATAATGATGCCAATTGCTTCGCCGTAGGCGAGTTTTATTTTGGCAAGGGCCATAATGTCGATTCGATGGTGGGGTTAACGCTGGGAACCGGTTTAGGAGCAGGTATCATGATAAACAAACATCTGTATGCCGGATCTAACTGCGGTGCGGGAGAGTTTGGGTTATTTCCGTACCGGGATAATATATTGGAGTATTATAGCAGTGGCTCGTTTTTTACTAATGTGTATGGATTAGATGGGGTGCAGGTATTTGAGGATGCTCAAAAAGGCGATGCAAAGGCTTTAGAACTTTATAAAGAGTTGGGCAAGCACATAGGTAATGCCATAAAACAGGTGATGTATGCTTATGATCCGCAATTGATTGTACTGGGGGGCTCAGTCAGGCAGGCGTATCAATTTTTTGAGCAAACCATGTGGCAGGAGATCAAAACCTTTGCCTACACAAAAACTGCCGAACGTATAAAGGTAGAAGTGTCGGAATTGCAGAATAGCGGCATTATAGGGGCCGCGGCCTTATATTATGATAGTCAACAATAA
- a CDS encoding sugar MFS transporter: MKRNYYIVALIMLIFFVISFLTNVIGPLIPDIIKVFKLSYTMAGVLPLAFFIAYGVMSVPSAIMLETFKEKKIMVAAFIVAFLGSLLLATVPNYLSAIVSLFLIGCGMAMLQVVINPLLRTSGGEENYAFTSVLAQLIFGLASFLSPLVYSYMVKALKEDNHGGIMGLLHSLVPENLPWISLYWLFVVICLAMVILLAFTKFPKVELKEDEQVGSLQTHFALFKQPIVILFLVAMFCYVGTEQGIANWISQFLNTYHGLDPQTKGADTVAYFWGLMTAGGILGLFLLKVMDSRKVLIGFTILALICLTAALFGPTNVALIAFPLVGFFASVMYPIIFSLALNSVSKDHGSFAGLLVTAIIGGALIPPVIGLLGDAFGLRAGMFFLYITLGYILSVGFWAKPLITNKTIDIKKKTANE; this comes from the coding sequence ATGAAACGTAACTACTACATTGTAGCATTGATCATGCTGATCTTTTTTGTTATCTCGTTTTTAACCAATGTAATAGGTCCTTTAATACCAGATATTATTAAAGTATTTAAGTTGAGCTATACGATGGCGGGCGTGCTCCCGCTGGCGTTCTTCATAGCGTATGGTGTTATGTCGGTTCCATCGGCCATTATGCTCGAAACTTTTAAGGAGAAGAAAATAATGGTGGCTGCATTTATAGTGGCTTTTTTAGGCTCGCTGCTGTTGGCTACGGTTCCAAATTATTTAAGCGCCATAGTATCCTTATTCCTGATCGGCTGCGGAATGGCTATGCTACAGGTGGTGATCAATCCACTGCTAAGAACATCCGGCGGCGAAGAGAATTACGCTTTTACCTCGGTACTTGCCCAGCTTATATTCGGTTTAGCGTCTTTCCTTAGTCCGCTTGTGTACTCTTATATGGTTAAGGCATTAAAAGAAGATAATCACGGGGGCATTATGGGGCTGCTGCATTCGTTAGTCCCCGAAAATTTACCCTGGATCTCACTTTACTGGCTTTTCGTGGTTATTTGTCTTGCCATGGTCATCTTGTTGGCGTTTACCAAATTCCCTAAGGTTGAGTTGAAGGAAGATGAGCAAGTAGGCTCTTTACAAACGCACTTTGCCTTGTTTAAACAACCCATAGTTATCCTGTTTTTGGTGGCTATGTTTTGCTATGTAGGTACCGAGCAAGGCATTGCCAACTGGATATCTCAGTTTTTAAATACTTACCATGGCCTCGATCCGCAAACCAAAGGGGCTGATACCGTGGCTTATTTCTGGGGGTTGATGACTGCGGGAGGTATCCTTGGATTGTTTTTATTAAAGGTAATGGACAGTCGTAAAGTGCTTATCGGTTTCACCATATTGGCTTTGATTTGTCTAACAGCGGCTCTGTTTGGGCCAACAAATGTGGCTTTGATCGCGTTCCCGCTGGTTGGTTTTTTTGCTTCGGTAATGTATCCGATCATCTTTTCGCTTGCGCTTAATTCTGTCAGCAAAGATCACGGTTCTTTCGCGGGGCTGTTGGTTACGGCTATTATCGGAGGCGCTTTAATACCTCCTGTTATCGGCCTGCTGGGCGATGCATTTGGTTTAAGGGCGGGTATGTTCTTTTTGTACATTACCCTGGGCTATATCCTAAGCGTAGGCTTTTGGGCCAAACCGCTTATCACTAATAAAACTATCGATATAAAAAAGAAAACGGCTAATGAATAA
- a CDS encoding Crp/Fnr family transcriptional regulator encodes MDIKQIINQIYVIPEKSALKLEQSIEQISLPKGRILFETQKTGKSVYFIKKGIVRAYLFQYDNEVTFWFGKEGDTVISMRSYVENKPGYENIELLEDCILYHIKTRDLKKLFDEDIHIANWGRRFAEIELIKVEERLISRQFSMAADRYKALLENNPDLIKRVQLCHIASYLGITQVSLSRIRSEIR; translated from the coding sequence GTGGATATTAAACAAATCATTAATCAGATCTATGTGATACCGGAAAAATCGGCGTTAAAACTCGAGCAGTCTATAGAGCAAATCAGTTTGCCAAAAGGGCGTATCCTTTTTGAAACCCAGAAAACCGGCAAAAGCGTTTATTTTATTAAAAAAGGCATAGTAAGAGCATATTTGTTTCAATATGATAACGAGGTGACCTTTTGGTTTGGTAAAGAAGGTGACACTGTTATTTCGATGCGGAGCTATGTTGAAAACAAGCCAGGATATGAAAATATTGAACTTCTGGAAGATTGTATACTGTATCATATCAAAACACGCGATCTGAAAAAGCTTTTTGATGAAGATATACATATCGCTAACTGGGGCAGAAGATTTGCCGAGATAGAATTGATCAAAGTTGAAGAAAGATTAATTTCCCGGCAGTTCAGTATGGCTGCCGATAGATATAAGGCACTCCTGGAAAACAATCCCGACCTGATCAAAAGGGTACAACTTTGCCACATAGCATCTTATCTTGGCATTACACAGGTAAGTTTGAGCCGGATAAGATCAGAGATCAGATAA
- a CDS encoding DMT family transporter, with protein sequence MNWILLIIAGLCEVAFASCLSKAKEVTGFEAYLWYGGFFITMTLSMVLLIKVVQTMPIGTAYAVWTGIGAVGTVLAGILIFKDPATFWRLFFLSTLVISIVGLKFVAE encoded by the coding sequence ATGAATTGGATCTTATTAATAATTGCGGGCCTTTGCGAAGTGGCATTCGCATCATGTTTAAGTAAAGCAAAGGAAGTGACCGGATTTGAAGCTTACCTATGGTACGGCGGTTTTTTTATAACCATGACCCTGAGTATGGTATTATTAATAAAAGTTGTGCAAACCATGCCTATAGGAACCGCGTATGCTGTTTGGACCGGTATAGGCGCGGTAGGCACCGTATTGGCGGGAATATTAATATTTAAAGACCCGGCCACTTTTTGGCGCCTGTTTTTCCTGAGTACTTTAGTAATATCTATCGTTGGGCTTAAATTTGTTGCAGAATAA
- a CDS encoding TolC family protein, producing MNRNCLKYIFLLTLLSAALFSCRITKSYKRPDVNTNGLYRDQQSTDTATMASVPWQSLFADTILKSLIQEGLSNNLDLKTAVQKILEAQAALQQSKAGFFPSLSGNASVQRSKQSQAGLNFPPGININTLTTTYQAGLSTSWEADVWGKLSSTKRAALASFLQSDAAKRAVQTQLIADIANNYFSLLALDKQLEITQQTLKNRIQDVETMKELKAGAVVNGAAVVQSEANRYAAEVSIPDIKRSIRETENALDILLSRPPGPITRSTLTDQKVVIELQTGIPTQLLTNRPDVQQSELAFRAAFENTNLARTYFYPSFTITASGGLSTLSLKDFFNKSIFYNAAAGLTQPIFNQGINKARLHTAQAQQQEALNSFQKTLLVAGQEVSNALYAHETAVEKQDARSKQIIALQKSVDYTQELLRYSSATNYTDVLTSEQTLLAAQLSGVSDKLQELQAIVNLYRALGGGWR from the coding sequence ATGAACAGAAATTGTTTAAAGTATATATTTTTATTGACCTTGCTTTCGGCGGCGTTATTTTCCTGCCGGATAACCAAAAGCTATAAGCGGCCGGATGTAAATACCAATGGCCTGTACCGCGACCAGCAATCAACAGATACCGCCACAATGGCTTCTGTGCCATGGCAAAGCCTGTTTGCCGATACCATTTTAAAATCATTGATACAGGAAGGTTTAAGCAATAACCTCGACCTTAAAACCGCTGTACAAAAAATTCTGGAAGCACAGGCTGCTTTGCAGCAAAGTAAGGCAGGCTTTTTTCCAAGTTTAAGTGGTAATGCAAGTGTGCAACGGTCAAAACAATCTCAGGCAGGTTTAAATTTTCCTCCGGGCATTAATATCAACACCTTAACTACCACTTATCAAGCCGGCTTAAGTACTTCCTGGGAGGCCGACGTATGGGGTAAACTAAGCAGTACCAAACGGGCTGCCCTTGCAAGCTTTTTGCAAAGCGATGCCGCTAAACGGGCTGTTCAAACCCAACTGATAGCTGATATTGCAAATAATTATTTTAGCTTGCTGGCCCTCGATAAGCAACTGGAAATAACACAGCAAACTTTGAAAAACCGCATCCAGGATGTGGAAACCATGAAAGAGTTGAAAGCTGGAGCTGTTGTGAATGGTGCCGCCGTGGTACAAAGCGAAGCCAACCGTTATGCTGCCGAGGTATCGATACCGGATATTAAGAGAAGTATCCGTGAAACAGAAAATGCTTTAGATATTTTGCTTTCAAGACCGCCCGGCCCAATAACACGTAGTACCCTCACAGATCAAAAGGTAGTAATTGAACTGCAAACCGGGATACCAACGCAGCTGCTAACTAACCGACCGGATGTACAGCAAAGTGAGCTTGCTTTCAGGGCCGCGTTTGAGAATACCAATTTAGCGCGTACTTATTTCTATCCATCGTTTACCATAACGGCTTCGGGCGGATTATCTACCCTAAGTTTAAAAGATTTTTTCAATAAATCTATATTCTATAACGCTGCAGCTGGGTTAACACAACCCATTTTTAACCAGGGAATAAATAAAGCTCGATTGCATACCGCGCAAGCCCAGCAACAGGAAGCATTAAACAGTTTTCAAAAAACTTTACTTGTGGCCGGGCAGGAAGTTTCAAACGCCCTATATGCGCATGAAACAGCTGTAGAGAAGCAAGATGCGCGCAGCAAGCAGATCATAGCCCTGCAAAAATCTGTTGACTATACTCAGGAATTATTACGATACAGCTCGGCAACCAACTATACCGATGTACTCACCTCTGAACAAACCCTGCTGGCCGCCCAGCTAAGCGGCGTAAGCGACAAACTACAGGAACTACAAGCCATTGTGAACCTTTACCGCGCCCTCGGCGGTGGATGGAGGTAA